Genomic DNA from Bacterioplanes sanyensis:
GAAAATCATCTTCGGCAAAGTCAGTTGTGGTATTCATAGTACCGGTCAAAAAACCACGTCCTAGTGGCGCATAGGGCACCAAACCAATGCCCAGCTCACGACAGGTCGGCAAGATGTCTTGCTCAATATCGCGACACCAGAGCGAATACTCTGTTTGCAGCGCCGTCACCGGGTGTACGGCGTGGGCTCGGCGTAAGGTGTCGGAGCTGACTTCACACAAACCGATATGGGCAATTTTGCCTTGCTTGACCAGCTCGGCCAGGGTTTCCATGGTGTCTTCGATGGGGTGTAACGGGTTCACCCGGTGCACGTAATACAGGTCGATGCACCCCACTCCCAAGCGCTGTAACGATGCTTCGCACGCTTGGTGAATGTAGTCTGGACGATTGTCCAGCTGACGCTGATATTCACCGGGGCGGCGCACAATGCCAAACTTAGTGGCAATGCGCAGCGCTCGCTGATTGCCCTTTAAAAACTGGCCGATTAAAGCCTCATTATGGTGCGGACCGTAGGCATCGGCGGTATCAAACCAGTTCACCCCCAGCTCCAACGCCGCCTGCATCAAATCCAATGACTGCTGATCATCGCTGGCGCCATAAAATTCGCTCATACCCATACAGCCCAAGCCCAGTGCCGATACCTGTAAACCCTGTTGGCCTAAACCCTGTTGGCCTAAGTGTCGCTGCTGCATAACCTTACCCCTGCTGCCTTGTGGAAAAGGGTGCTAGCGTGGCACTCTCACGAAATGAAAAATACAGACAAAACTGACAACCTATTTTCCACTATCGGAAAGAGCTGGCATTGGGATGATATTCCTGCCTTTCTCGCCATTGCCCACCTCGGCACATTGACCGCCGCCGCAGCCAGATTACAGATAGGCGTCGCCACGTTGTCGCGGCGCCTAGAGCGGTTAGAAAGTGCCCTCGGTTTGGCACTATTTATTCGCCAGCAATCCGGCTATCGCTTAACCGAAGACGGTGACGCCTTGCTCGAGCAGGCTGAAGCCATGGCCCGCGCGGCAGCAGCGTTCAGCCTGGAAGCACAACAGCAAACCCAACTTGAAGGCCATGTACGATTGGCGACGGCGGAGAATCTGGCCAGCCATCTGATTATTCCGGCTTTGCACGATTTTCAGCGCCAATACCCTGGCCTGACCGTAGAAATCGTGACCGACATCAACACCGTCAATCTGCATCGTCGTGATGCCGATTTAGCTCTGCGCATGGTGCGCCCAGAGCGCGGCCACGTCACCTTGCGACGGCTCGGTACCTTGGGTTATGGCCTCTATGGCAACAGCGACAACGCCAATCGCCAGCAAATCATTGGCTGGAGCGAGCATTACGATCATTTGCCCGCCGCTCAATTTATGAAGCAATGGCTGAACCAGCAAAGTAATGCTCAGTTCAGTTTGCTGACCAGCTCCGTCGCCACTCAGGTAGCAGCCGCCAAAGCCGGTTTAGGCGTCGCCGTATTACCGCACTTTTTAGCCCAAGCCGCTGGCCTACATTGTTTGCAAACGCAGCTGGGCATCGATCAGACGATTTACCTCAGCATTCAAGCCGACCTAGCGCATTCGCCGCGCATTCGCGTGGTGGCTGACTTTATCAGTGAGCTGGTATTGGCCCAGCAATCACAGTTAGCCGGAAGCAGAGTATGAATTGCGACCGGCGTCTTTCCCCGCTTTTCCTGCCTTGGTTATACTCCGGCGCTGTTTCTTGATTGTTTGAGTATTTGTTTATGAGTCATGCCACCATCGGCCAGCGCATTGCTGACGAACTCGGTATTCGCACCCAGCAAGTGGACGCTGCCGTCGCCTTGTTAGACGAAGGCGCTACCGTGCCTTTTATTTCTCGTTACCGTAAAGAAGTCACCGGCTCGCTGGATGACAGCCAGCTGCGCCAACTGGACGAGCGACTGCGCTACTTGCGTGAAATGGAAGACCGGCGTGAAACCATACTGAAAAGCATCGATGAGCAAGGCAAGTTAACCGATGAGCTCAAACGCGAGCTGCTCACCGCCGATACCAAAACCCGGTTGGAAGACCTGTACCTACCGTACAAACCCAAGCGCCGCACTAAGGGCCAGATCGCCATTGAAGCAGGCCTTGAGCCTTTGGCCGAAAAGCTGCTGGCCGACCCGACATTAGACCCAGAGCAAGAGGCACCTGCCTTCTTTAACGCTGAGCACAACATCGGCGACAGCAAAGCCGCCCTCGACGGTGCCCGTTATATTTTGATGGAGCGCTTCGCTGAAGACGCCGACCTTTTGGCCAAGCTGCGCCGCTTTATGCATCAACAAGCGCAAGTATCAGTACGCGTGGTCGCTGGCCAAGAGCAAGCCGGAGCCAAATTCTCCGATTATTTTGAGCACGACGAAGCGCTAAAAAATGTGCCCTCCCACCGCGCTCTGGCGATGTTACGTGGCCGTAATGAAGGCATTCTCAGCATTAGCCTGGTCACCGGTGACCCGGAAGACAAAACCAGTGCCAGCCCTTGTGAAGCCATGATTGCCGACCACGTCGGCATTGAGCAGCAAGGTCGCGCGGCAGACCGCTGGTTGGCCGAGGTGGTGAAATGGACCTGGCGCATCAAGCTGCTGAACCATCTGGAAACCGAGCTGGTAGGCCAGCTGCGCGAGCAAGCCGAAGAAGAGGCCATTCGGGTATTTGGCGACAACCTAAAAGATTTGCTGTTAGCCGCACCAGCCGGCAACAAGGTCACCATAGGCCTGGACCCGGGGTTACGTACCGGCGTCAAAGTCGCCGTTATTAATGCCACCGGTAAAGTGGTCGACCACGCCACCATTTACTGCACACCGCCACAGAATAAGTTTGCCGAGTCGGCGGCGGTATTAAAGGCCATGATTGCCAAACACGGCGTCGAGCTGATCGCCATCGGTAACGGCACAGGCTCACGTGAAACCGACAAGTTTGTGGGCGATATGATCAAATCTCAGCCCGAGTTAAAAGCCGTGCAAAAGGTGATGGTGAACGAAGCGGGCGCCTCTGTGTATTCCGCCTCAGAACTGGCAGCGCGTGAATTTCCGGATCTCGACGTGACCATTCGTGGTGCCGTCTCCATTGCCCGCCGTTTACAAGATCCACTGGCCGAATTGGTGAAAATCGAACCGAAATCCATCGGTGTCGGCCAGTACCAACACGACGTTAACCAATCACGCTTAGCTCGCTCGCTTGATGCTGTGGTCGAAGACTGTGTGAACTCGGTCGGTGTCGACCTTAATACCGCCTCTGCCCCGTTGCTGACTCGGGTGTCTGGCCTAAACGCTACTTTGGCCAACAATATCGTTGCTTACCGCGACGAAAACGGCGCCTTCCCCAGCCGTAAAGAGCTGAAAAAAGTCGCCCGTCTAGGCCCTAAGGCCTTTGAGCAAGCGGCGGGCTTTTTGCGCATTATGAACGGTGACAATCCACTCGATGCCTCAGCAGTGCACCCTGAGTCTTACCCTGTGGTGGAAAAAATCGCCCATCAGTTCAGCAAAGACGTCACCAGCTTGATTGGCGATGGCAGCCTGTTGAAGTCGGTGAATGCGGCAGACTTCAGTGACGACTGCGTCGGTGAAATCACCGTGAAAGACATCATCAGCGAATTGGAAAAACCCGGCCGTGACCCGCGTCCTGAGTTTAAGTTTGCCGAGTTCAAAGACGGCGTTGAAGACATCAAAGACCTTAAGCCCAATATGGTGCTGGAAGGCGTGATCACCAACGTCGCCGCTTTTGGTGCGTTTGTTGATATCGGCGTACACCAGGATGGCTTGGTGCATATTTCGGCGCTGTCGGACGCCTTCGTCAAAGATCCACGCGATGTGGTGAAAGCCGGCGATATCGTTAAGGTCAAAGTGATGGAAGTGGATGTACCACGCAAACGCATTGGCCTGTCGATGCGCATGAGCGACGACGCCCAGGAAAAAGCCAATGAACGCTCGTTGGGTGAACAAAACAAAGACCGTCGCGGCCGTTCACAACCAAAACAACGCAGCGCCGCACCAGCGGGAGGCGCCATGGCCGGTGCCATGGCAGCCGCCTTTGCCAACGCCAAGCAGCGCAAATAGGCACTGATGCCAACACGGCAATGGCCTGTTCCACTGAGCAGGCCCATTTGCCGGTTTACCTGCGACCAGCGCAATCCTCTATAATCTCCCGATTCCGACTCCCACACCGAGGCGACCTTGATCACATACCAACAAAGGCTGGCTATGCTCAGCCATCCAGAGCATCAACCCCTGCTGACTCGGCTGAGACGCGGTGTTGAAAAAGAAGGTTTGCGTTGCGACAGTCAGGGTGTGATCAGTCAGCAGCCGCATCCGCGGGGCTTGGGCTCAGCACTGACCCACGACAGCATCACCACGGATTATTCGGAAGCGCTGCTGGAGTTTATTACCCCAGTGTTCGACAGTGCTCACGAAGCGATGGCGTATCTGAATGTGGCTCATCGCTACACCTACAGCCAGCTAAATGGTGAGATGATCTGGCCCAATTCCATGCCGTGTATTTTGCAGGGCGAGATGAGCATTCCCATCGCCGATTACGGCCGCTCTAACATTGGCCAGCTAAAGCATGTGTATCGTCACGGTTTATGGCATCGCTATGGCCGCATGATGCAATGCATCGCCGGTATTCATTACAACTTCTCGTTGCCGGATGAGCTGTGGCCATTATTGCAACAGCAGGAAGAGGACCAACAACCGCTGCAGGATTACATTTCAGCGCGCTATTTTGGTCTGATTCGCAACTTCCGCCGTTATTCCTGGCTATTGTCATATCTGTTTGGCGCCTCACCAGCCTTGTGTGAAAGCTTTCTTGATGGCAAGCAGCACGACCTTCAGCGCCTGCATCAGCACACCTTGTACGCGCCTTACGCCACCTCATTGCGCATGAGTGACCTGGGCTATCAAAACGATGCCCAATCGGATTTGATCGTCTGTTACAACCGCCTCGACAGCTACATCGACACCCTTGGCAAAGCCATCAGCATTCCCGTTGAGCGCTATGACGCCATCGGCATGCAAACCGAGGACGGCACTTTCAAACAGCTCAACACCAATTTGCTGCAAATCGAAAACGAGTATTACAGCGATATTCGCCCGAAACGCGTTGGGCCAAACGGTGAAAAACCGCTGCAAGCGCTGCAAAAATATGGCGTGGAATACATCGAAGTGCGCAGCACCGACCTCAACCCCTTCCTACCGCTGGGGCTGGATATACCGCAAATGCAGTTTATGGACGTGTTCCTGACCTGGTGTTTGCTGCAACCCAGTGCCGATATCGACATCGACGAATACCGTCGCATTCGCCGCAATCAGCAAACCTCGCTGATGCAAGGTCGCAAACCGGACGTACAGCTGGAAACCGCTGGCGGTCAACGCAGCCTGGTTGATTGGGGGCGCGAGGTATTGGAAGGCATGCGTGGCTTGGCTGAGCAAATGGATGCCGCTAATGGCCACAGCTTTCATATCGACAGCCTGAACCAGCAGTTATTAAAGCTGGCCGATAGCGAACTGACGCCATCCGCGAAGGTGCTGGCCGCTTTGCGTGAGCAGTCACTCGAGTTCAGTGAATTCACCCGCCAGCAAGCTCTGCAGCACCGTAAAACGCTGTCAGAGCCGTTGGCCGCTGAGGTGCGCCAGCGTTGGCAACAGCAGGCAGAGCAATCGTTGGAGCGCCAGTACGCGATGGAAGCGGCCGACGATCGGCCATTTGCGCAGTTCTTAAAGGAGTATCAACAACGCTAACTTTTGGTAGCGTTGGGGGAAGGCCGCGAAGCATGCAGATGCTCGCGGCTTAAGCAAGCAGTGGCGCCGATCGGTGTCAGTTCTGCACCACGAAGTTCTTGAAAAACAGGTCGTCAACAAACGGCGATCCTTCCAGCTGAGTCATCACCGCACGCACTTCATCCAACGCCACTTTGCGCAGTGATTCTCTCCCCTGCGCGGTGTTCATCACATCACCTTCTTGAGCGCTGAGCAACATCACCAAATTGTTGCGAATGTAGGGCTTGTGATGGCTGACACGCGATGCAGCATCGTTGCCAGTGACACGCAAGGCCACTTCCGTGCGCAGGTATTTCATTTTGCCCTCACTGCCGTAATTCAGCACAAACGCCGGCTCCAAATGGATGTATTTGGTTTGAGGGCCTGCTGCTGCTTCGTCTTCAGCGTTGCTCAGCGCAGACCAACTCAGACCCAGTGCCAGCACCACCATCAACAACGCACGGAACATATCCACTCTCCTGTAAACTAACTGACCGTCGGGAACAGGCTTTCATTCTAGGGCCGTGTTGTTCAACCTGCCAATGCCCAACACATTCGCCCAGTGTCGACTGGTGCTGGATTCGATCAGCAGGCATTTGCTAGGCTCGACCCAACGAACACGGCCGCCAATGGCCCCCTGTTTTATTTCGCGACCACCGTCGCTACCAGATGGAAGGATCTATGGCTTCAAACCCCGCTGTATCTGCAAACCCCGTGGTGCGCTTTTTCCAATCGCCAGAATGGCTTGGCCGCGCCGGCCTGCTGGGTTTTGTCACCTGCGCCAGCTTGTTGGCAACGGCGTATTATTTTGAATATTACCTGTTTA
This window encodes:
- a CDS encoding aldo/keto reductase; this encodes MQQRHLGQQGLGQQGLQVSALGLGCMGMSEFYGASDDQQSLDLMQAALELGVNWFDTADAYGPHHNEALIGQFLKGNQRALRIATKFGIVRRPGEYQRQLDNRPDYIHQACEASLQRLGVGCIDLYYVHRVNPLHPIEDTMETLAELVKQGKIAHIGLCEVSSDTLRRAHAVHPVTALQTEYSLWCRDIEQDILPTCRELGIGLVPYAPLGRGFLTGTMNTTTDFAEDDFRGSLPRFQAEVRQHNLQLTQGIAAMAADKQCTAAQLCLAWLLAQGDDIAPIPGTRRLTYLQQNVAAAEIQLTTAECQRLTALSDGFTVQGERYTPEGMKGVNA
- a CDS encoding LysR family transcriptional regulator; this translates as MKNTDKTDNLFSTIGKSWHWDDIPAFLAIAHLGTLTAAAARLQIGVATLSRRLERLESALGLALFIRQQSGYRLTEDGDALLEQAEAMARAAAAFSLEAQQQTQLEGHVRLATAENLASHLIIPALHDFQRQYPGLTVEIVTDINTVNLHRRDADLALRMVRPERGHVTLRRLGTLGYGLYGNSDNANRQQIIGWSEHYDHLPAAQFMKQWLNQQSNAQFSLLTSSVATQVAAAKAGLGVAVLPHFLAQAAGLHCLQTQLGIDQTIYLSIQADLAHSPRIRVVADFISELVLAQQSQLAGSRV
- a CDS encoding Tex family protein — translated: MSHATIGQRIADELGIRTQQVDAAVALLDEGATVPFISRYRKEVTGSLDDSQLRQLDERLRYLREMEDRRETILKSIDEQGKLTDELKRELLTADTKTRLEDLYLPYKPKRRTKGQIAIEAGLEPLAEKLLADPTLDPEQEAPAFFNAEHNIGDSKAALDGARYILMERFAEDADLLAKLRRFMHQQAQVSVRVVAGQEQAGAKFSDYFEHDEALKNVPSHRALAMLRGRNEGILSISLVTGDPEDKTSASPCEAMIADHVGIEQQGRAADRWLAEVVKWTWRIKLLNHLETELVGQLREQAEEEAIRVFGDNLKDLLLAAPAGNKVTIGLDPGLRTGVKVAVINATGKVVDHATIYCTPPQNKFAESAAVLKAMIAKHGVELIAIGNGTGSRETDKFVGDMIKSQPELKAVQKVMVNEAGASVYSASELAAREFPDLDVTIRGAVSIARRLQDPLAELVKIEPKSIGVGQYQHDVNQSRLARSLDAVVEDCVNSVGVDLNTASAPLLTRVSGLNATLANNIVAYRDENGAFPSRKELKKVARLGPKAFEQAAGFLRIMNGDNPLDASAVHPESYPVVEKIAHQFSKDVTSLIGDGSLLKSVNAADFSDDCVGEITVKDIISELEKPGRDPRPEFKFAEFKDGVEDIKDLKPNMVLEGVITNVAAFGAFVDIGVHQDGLVHISALSDAFVKDPRDVVKAGDIVKVKVMEVDVPRKRIGLSMRMSDDAQEKANERSLGEQNKDRRGRSQPKQRSAAPAGGAMAGAMAAAFANAKQRK
- the gshA gene encoding glutamate--cysteine ligase, with product MLSHPEHQPLLTRLRRGVEKEGLRCDSQGVISQQPHPRGLGSALTHDSITTDYSEALLEFITPVFDSAHEAMAYLNVAHRYTYSQLNGEMIWPNSMPCILQGEMSIPIADYGRSNIGQLKHVYRHGLWHRYGRMMQCIAGIHYNFSLPDELWPLLQQQEEDQQPLQDYISARYFGLIRNFRRYSWLLSYLFGASPALCESFLDGKQHDLQRLHQHTLYAPYATSLRMSDLGYQNDAQSDLIVCYNRLDSYIDTLGKAISIPVERYDAIGMQTEDGTFKQLNTNLLQIENEYYSDIRPKRVGPNGEKPLQALQKYGVEYIEVRSTDLNPFLPLGLDIPQMQFMDVFLTWCLLQPSADIDIDEYRRIRRNQQTSLMQGRKPDVQLETAGGQRSLVDWGREVLEGMRGLAEQMDAANGHSFHIDSLNQQLLKLADSELTPSAKVLAALREQSLEFSEFTRQQALQHRKTLSEPLAAEVRQRWQQQAEQSLERQYAMEAADDRPFAQFLKEYQQR
- a CDS encoding flagellar basal body-associated FliL family protein, yielding MFRALLMVVLALGLSWSALSNAEDEAAAGPQTKYIHLEPAFVLNYGSEGKMKYLRTEVALRVTGNDAASRVSHHKPYIRNNLVMLLSAQEGDVMNTAQGRESLRKVALDEVRAVMTQLEGSPFVDDLFFKNFVVQN